From Impatiens glandulifera chromosome 7, dImpGla2.1, whole genome shotgun sequence:
AAAATTTCCATGACTTTTCAGATTCAACTTGTTCCCAAATGCCGCGTTAGTAATATGCAGATTCAACCAAATCTCGTGAAACTGCTGAATATtaacctagctagctagctagctagggtTTGTTTGATATAATATGATGACCAAAGTTACCATGTCCATTCTCTTAATTAGGCAAGTTCATTCTTAATACAtaatgatttcttttgttaGGGTTCATCTgctccaacaacaacaacaacagaaTGTCTGGACATCAGGATCTTCAAAATCTTTCTAAAGATCTGACAGCTCTTAGTGAAGAACTGGATAGGATTTATCTAAAGAGTCGTCCAAGTCCAAGGAAACCGAGCTGGCGTTTGTATTACGAACTCTACTCCCGGGCAAACCTTCCAATCGATTTGGACTTGTCGAAAATGGAAAAGTTCGACGGGAATGGGAATCCCATCTTACATTTGAAAACGTTTGTTTCGATCAATAGCCCTTTATAATTATCAGTTCAATGAATATGATATGATGGCACTCTTTGCACGGAGTCTGGAAGGGAAAGCCCGGACTTGGTTTTGTGGTTTTCATGATCCGCTTAGCACGATTGAGTCAATTTTTGACTCTTTCGTTAAGCGATACAGTTTGAATATATTAGATGACAGGTTCAACCTGAGAAACACGAGACAGGAGAGCGAGGAAACGTTTACTGAGTTCGCTGTTAGGTGGAGGAAGCAAATGTTGATGATGATTGACATGCCGGATGAGAATGAAGTGATCAGTATTTTCATGGAAAATTTGCAATGGAAGTATAGTCAGGTTTTGTGTGTAAAGACATACCATAGTTTTAATGAGCTGATCAAAGATGGTATGAAAGTGGAGGATTGCTTAGCCGAGGAGGAGGaataggaagaagaagaagaacttcTTGAATAGTTCTTTTCATGGTAGTAGAAGACAATGCATGGCAACTTCAATGTTGAGTTTTCTTGTTTGTTTTTGCTTGTTGTTTATTTGAcctttggattatttgaaaaaaaattatcttgttTGTTTGGAAATACTTATTTTTACTTATCTCATATTATTTTGATTCTTCAATTACCTAATTtatgaatcaaaataataaaatagatttatttttataaatttcaaatattcattataaTAACTTGAtcagtaaaaaaaatttataagaatatttataagaaaaactgACCCATGAAAATTCTAAATGACCAGTCAAGGTTTTTTGGAAGAGGGTTTaatgaaaaatgatttattatttagggtgattaaaatatttttaaaattttataattttaaaataatataaacaatcaaatattattttataatttatattttagtcaattaataaataataggaTGATCCTCTTCAATGTTGTTAGTTAAAAATTGAGTTAATATTCTAATTGTTTTTTGAATGAAACAACAAGATGaagtttgtttgatctttggtttttttgtagttcttttttttttaaaaggttttTGACAATGGAATTTGAAAAGAATTACTTGGTGCAATTTAATTTGCTATCCctccttgttttttttttttgtttttgttctgATACTATGATGACATGTCATTTGCAAATGCATGAAAATGGTACAAGTTACTTCCTTTCCATTTATTTGTCTTTTCCTGAATATTCATTAATGATTCACCGTGAGTAGTCACTATCATCAtcgattctctctctctctcctctggttcaaaattcaaataggTAAACCCCGCTCTCCCTTAGCCTTAGGCGCTTTTGTAAGGAGGTTACCATCATCCTCATCCTTATCATCGTTCTTCCGAGTTCTCTTGTCTCATATCAATCGATCAAAGCCAAGTAAGTTCATCTTCTATTTCGACGATGTTACTTGTATCTATGATCTATCTTCACTTCACTtcagttttgtttttatttcttatctattttAGCTATTTGATTGTCTTCATAGATCTTATTGCTTTCCGTCTACTCTATCGAGCGATCGCGttaatgtatgtatgtatgtatgattCTCTCCACTCCACCTCTTTAGCTTTTGTATGATCTCGCGTTTCCTATAGTGGCAAACTGAGAATCTTAACTAGGAAAACCCTAGGTTTAACAAATAAATGAGGTAGAATCAGAAGAAGAGTTCATATATTTACTTACAATGCTCCGTGAGTGAGTGAGTCTGATGATTGATTGTAATGAAATTTTCCATTACTTATCAACTTCTTAGAAAAGAAGTTAGGAAGGAATCTACACAACTATCATGTTTAAcctagggcttgtttgatatttcaAATGACCCAAGTAGACTTCTCCTGCTTCTGCGCGCTTTCATGTTTGTATGTTGATCGATTGCGCAAACTGATcttcaagaacaacaacaacaacaacaacagcagAATGTCTGGACATCATCGAGGTGCTGATCATCCTAATCTTCAAGAAAACCTCGAAGCTCATATTGAAAAACtggaaatgaaatataaattattgagtGTCAAAAGGGACTGGCGTTTGTATTATGAAATTGCTGTCCGAGTGAATCTCCCATCAAATTTCATATTGCCTGAAATGGAGAAGTTTGATGGAACTGGGGACCCCTTTATACATTTAGAAATGTTTAAGCATACAATGGACATTTATCAGCTCGGGGAGGATGTAATGATCACTCTATTCCCAATTTATTTGACAAAGTCGGCCCTGGCTTGGTTTTATCATCCCAATGTTCAAACATTTACCACTTTTCAGTCAATTGCCGACTCTTTCTCTAAGCGATACAGTTTCAATACGGTTGATGATATCATCAACCTCCGTCTGCTGAAAAACACGAAACAGGAGAGCAACGAAACGTTTTCTGAGTATGCTGTTAGGTGGAAGAAGCAAATGTTGTTGTTGGTGATTGACATGCCTGATGAGAAGAAATTGATAAGTATGTTCTTCAAGAGCTTGCAGAAGAAGTATAGGCTTACGGATTTCGTTCTATATGAGAGTTTTGAACTGCTGATCGAAGCTGGTATGAATTTGGAGCGTCTTTCGAtagaaaaggaagaagaagaagaagtagaagTAGAAAACGTCAAGCACTGCGAAGAAGAGGAGCGTCTTTCGAtagaaaaggaagaagaagaagaagaagtagaaaaCGTCAAACACTGCGAAGAAGAGGAGCGTCTTTCGAtagaaaaggaagaagaagaagaagaactagAAAACGTCAAACACTGCGAAAAAGAGGAGCCAGGTAACGTCAATGGTGAGTTCTGGTGGAACTAtgatgaaaaaaaagaagagacaGGTAACGTTGAGTGGGGGTGCTACTATTATGAAAAAGATTAAAAAGATGAAGATAAATTCTGGTGAGTGGTTCTTCTGAATTTCCTTCTTGTTAAGTTTCTTTCTTGTTTACTTAGTTTGAACTCTTTTGGAtctttggattatttgaaaaaactattttatgttAAGGtagtttatttggattaaatgattaaaatatctttaatgtttaatatttataaaaagatgacttattttgtttttttttatttatttataaaattcacatttaatAGGTCTAAATGTTTTTTTCACAAATAATCCATCTTTTTTATGTTGGTTGGTTTGTAATGAAAAGTAGTAAGttattatttacattattttttttttatttaattttaatgaaagaTAGATAGATAAGAGAATAATTGTGGTATTTTAATGAGTAAATTATGTGattaaaataatactaaaaacaACTAAATTTTGTTCCTTCATCTTCATGGTGTTGGCTATTCTTTTTGGAGTGTATAAatcagataaaaaaatattgaaaaattcatttttatgtttatttactTTATACAAATGTAGTgttgaaacattttattgataaatatgaacatatttaagacaaataattgaagacattgCAAGGAAAGAAAGTTGAgtgaaataacaataaaattttgtatCAAATAGATAGGTtgagatttgtttttttagtttattttcaaTGTAAATTGGTTTGTTTGTCTTAAATAGTTAATTCTCGTTcatttatgtaaaattaatttgcaaataataaatataacacctaaataattaaaactgttAAAGGATAATctagatattaaataaaatattaaatttacaaatattacaattataatgataatcatttaataatcttctaatttttttttagggtGATTCTAAAAATGAACTCTTTTGAATTTCATAAAGAGAGGATAGAGAGGAAGTATAGTTTGCcgaacaaacaaaacaattttaacGGTGTCGAAATaatcttctcattttttattttctctgtATAGAGtttaatatttcaaacttataaATATACATAGTAGTCTATTTGCTAAAATTAATGTAGGAGTGAGTATTCAATTGTAATTTATTCATGTTTATAAGTAAGTGAaacaattatcttttttttttaatatttgttttgtaaagtgatttattaaaatgtttatttaaataactcatttattATCAATCacttattattttgtattaaatcatttaaattattaaataaaattttaaaatacttttattttatatttttatgatatatataattttttagtaaaaaaattcatgtatattaaaattgatgaaatattttaagcAAAACGACAAAAGAATGACGGTAAGATTAACTTCCTGATGATTCTATCGACTCTGAAATAAATCTGAGAAAATATCATAATAGACTAACTAAAGGACTCTTGGATAGACTCTACAGAGTCTACacactaatattttaaaattttaattactaaaataatttgacaaaaatCTAAAGTAAACATACTTTTTTTCCTTCCCTAAACCTATATCAAACAAAGtctaaattagtttttttacaattaaaagTCCTAAGTAtccttcattattattttaaaattttatttgtacagtaaataaaaaaaaataaaaaaaattgaattgaatgaaaataattataaataattcgatttttcaattctaatttgattaagcttataactaaaaataaattgtcatCACTTAATAAGATGCTACAAATTCTATTAACTCCAAAAGAATAAGTAGAATAatctataacaaaataaaataagaatttaaaaaaattttaaaactaaaatgtaTTTAAGATTGTAGTGAATAATAAACCAAGAAATCGTTACAATTCTCAAAATTTGCATATCATTAATTGGTTTTCTCCCTCTTGGAATAAGTTTCTATAACGTTTGGTCTTCCTCTAGTTAGCTAGCtagttatttcttttatatttccGAGAAGAAATCACTACCATTGTCATTTATCATAAACTAATTCGTCGATCAATCGGTGGTGGTTTATCATCTTATTCAGAGGGAGGAGGCAAGTTCAACTTTCAATATTTCGATTTTGtatctatttctttttatttgcaacttgtaatttgtttttctaatcTATTTTATCCGTAACTTGAAATCTTAAACTAGTATGACTCTCCACATTCATATCACAAACTCAAAACGATTTCAGATAAAATGGAATCCAGATAAAATGGAATCCGATAAAATGGTAGTCTTATCACACTTTTATCACACTTTTACCTGACTATCTGGTAGTCTTGAACGGGGTAAGTTGTAGAGTTTATTAACCTAACTAACTGGGGGTTTGTTTCTTATTGGTggaaaaatgaacaaaatagcCTACTCATGGTTCTGAACTAGTTTAATCTTCATTCGCTACGTTAGCATGAATTGATTGCATGCACTTTTTTACATGTTGAATCCTGAAGTTTATTTAATCTTGTGATCGCAGACTTCTTGATTCATCTCCATCAACGTCAACACAATGTATGGTTATCAAGTTACTGGTTATGATCTTCATAACAAGCTCGAAGCTGTTGTTGATAAAATGGAAACGACACGTCTAGAGAGTTCCAGCAAAAGTAACTGTcatttgtattacaaaattCTCGCCCGAGCGAATCTTCCAAGCGATTTCAAATTGCCTGAAATAGACAAGTTTGATGGGAGTGGCAATCCCATTGtgcatttgaaagtgtttatCAGAACGATGGCCCTTCATCGGATCAAAGAAGAAGTGATGATAGTTCTATTCCCAAAGTATCTGACAAAGTCAGCCCTGGATTGGTTTTATCATCCTGATGTTGAAACGTTTACTGATTTTGAATCCATCGTAAAATGTTTCGTCGATCAATTCTATTTCAACATAGTTGATGACAAAACCTCACTCCTTTTGCTGGGAAGCACGAAACAGAATAAAGACGAAAAATTTATTGATTTCCTCAATAGGTGGAGGAAGCAAGTGTCGCGGGTGATAAACAGGCCGGATGAGAACAAACTGATGAAGATGTTCATTGGAAATTTGATAGGTGAGTGGAGATTCTCGGGCAAAACATTCTCTAGTTTTAGTGATTTGATCTCCAGGGGTATACTCTTTGAGGATCCTGAGTATGACTCCGAGGGTTACTTGACCTGGTAAGTTAAGCTTCTTATGAATTTCCTTTCTATTTACTTGTGTTTGAactttggattatttgaaaaaaaaaaaacaaatcctTGTGGTTTCTTTGTTGTACTTTTTGGGTTTGAATGAGAAACCGACTATAAATCATTTTTGGTAATGAGTATCTTATTATGCGTGtcatggtttttttttttcctcaTTAAACTCCCATAAGAAAATGTTTGTTAATTAATGATCTTGTATGTTTAAGTGTCTAAGGAGGTTACTCAATTAAATGCACAATTAAACAATTTTGAATTCTCAAATTGTCGGGTTTCAATTTGTTGATCTGTTCTATTTAATATACATCAAGTTTGgtttaaatttttatcaaataaattatgtataaattggTTCATAAGTCCCATGCAATCATGCTAgtttcaatattaataaaaagtaaattatgtataaatttatttagtgtgtatttttaaattttctataaataataataatgtagatTTTTGTAGGAAATTTTATTAGGGAAAACTATTGGAGTTTAATGATTGAAAACATTAACTATTAAATGGGTTTTACGTAATTCTTAGTAAAATGAATTCGGAACATGTAATTTTAATCAATGAATTTGTTTATGATCGTCCCTAAATTGAAGTTCCaatcaattttttctttatcaTTATTTAGAGACTTAAATACCAAATTTAGGccatttctatttttattttattttaaatatttgtttatttaaattaacactATTAAAACATGTCTCGTAATAAAAACTGAACAATAATTTTGGTCCTTTTAATTAAGtgtcttaatttataaaattatgttaaaataaaaacatttaaattatttttttgaaatatattttgttgattGTGTTATTTATAACTTTCTTAAAACGAGATTAGGATCAAATAGGGAAACATTGgccattttagtttttttttccattttgaaaaaatatataaattaaactatatgcaagaaaaataacaatattctcattttcaaataacttatcaTCTTTTAAATTATCTTCTCATATTAGCAAGTTTTAAATTTCTATtgtaaaaatcttatttaaataacttaataaaggAGCTTGcctaatttgttaataatgtgaTTTTGATAACTCTcaattattctattatttattttaatgagttttcaaataattaaaaaaaaaaattaatggaaAGCAGTTAATATATTTGACTAATAATGGGTGGAAAAAGATTATCAGTGTAACTAGGAAACGTGGGATACctatgaagaaaaatataaacaaaaatatattaataataaaaattataataatatgttttccatatgtttacatttttttaataaatgataaataatatactaaaataaaaaatataacactctcattttaaattttattcatttcggtaaaataacattctcacatatctcataacatatttttttcaatgaacTTCTCATCCTCGTGTCTTTAcgctttggtcaatcaaatatttaatttatattttataacaattttcAATTGTTACCGGTCTATTACCCTCGACAAACCATATCTCAATCACACGtggttaaaatgttatacttgtacttgtttttgttaggttgcaagttcgaaacatacatataac
This genomic window contains:
- the LOC124946234 gene encoding gametocyte surface protein P230-like, with the translated sequence MTQVDFSCFCALSCLYVDRLRKLIFKNNNNNNNSRMSGHHRGADHPNLQENLEAHIEKLEMKYKLLSVKRDWRLYYEIAVRVNLPSNFILPEMEKFDGTGDPFIHLEMFKHTMDIYQLGEDVMITLFPIYLTKSALAWFYHPNVQTFTTFQSIADSFSKRYSFNTVDDIINLRLLKNTKQESNETFSEYAVRWKKQMLLLVIDMPDEKKLISMFFKSLQKKYRLTDFVLYESFELLIEAGMNLERLSIEKEEEEEVEVENVKHCEEEERLSIEKEEEEEEVENVKHCEEEERLSIEKEEEEEELENVKHCEKEEPGNVNGEFWWNYDEKKEETGNVEWGCYYYEKD